In a single window of the Neodiprion virginianus isolate iyNeoVirg1 chromosome 1, iyNeoVirg1.1, whole genome shotgun sequence genome:
- the LOC124303586 gene encoding U1 small nuclear ribonucleoprotein 70 kDa isoform X3 gives MATEFGGNCEEELSSSLRLYVSSDKCRIFQFIHRAIVVLFFFFSVLRLYERQKCHLIGARILYSDRKFVFRRCIQLEFPRYENRYDRDRVYDRDPGYDRNYDRGYYERGNGYDNLDSRYPYESREDVRYYSPSRRPSYYEDPYVPRYDRRNRYGNRYEQSYDRYDPYDRIYSRKPAVDDRYIYDRFGSRGGSAGGIGYGGGAAGGGGGYFASGSSGSWGPGYDRGYASAWNYAGSRDRDRDRDNWRDRDFNRDRDPGYYRPRDYFYDSTAAPGASRGTSYLHDRPESSTPSNSIGQESATNSPKSQDTNKVYKD, from the exons ATGGCGACCG AGTTCGGTGGAAATTGTGAAGAAGAATTGTCGTCATCGCTTCGACTCTACGTGTCCAGCGACAAATgtcgtatttttcaatttatacatCGAGCAAtcgttgttctttttttctttttttctgtcttaCGTCTATACGAGAGACAAAAATGCCACCTTATAGGTGCTCGTATCCTTTATTCAGACCGAAAGTTCGTATTTCGCAGGTGCATACAA ttggaattccCCAGATACGAGAATCGCTACGACCGCGATCGAGTCTACGATCGAGATCCAGGCTACGACCGAAACTACGACCGAGGTTATTACGAGCGGGGAAACGGATACGACAATCTGGATTCTCGCTACCCTTACGAGAGCCGAGAGGACGTCCGGTATTACAGCCCATCCAGGAGGCCAAGCTACTACGAGGATCCGTACGTGCCGCGATACGACCGACGCAACCGGTACGGAAATCGGTACGAGCAGTCCTACGACAGGTACGATCCCTATGACAGGATCTACAGCAGGAAACCCGCCGTCGACGATCGCTACATCTACGACCGATTCGGAAGCAGGGGAGGCAGCGCTGGTGGCATCGGATACGGAGGCGGCGCGGCGGGCGGAGGCGGAGGATACTTTGCTTCAGGGTCGTCTGGAAGCTGGGGACCGGGATACGACCGCGGATACGCCAGCGCCTGGAACTACGCCGGGAGCAGGGACAGGGACAGGGACAGGGACAACTGGAGGGACAGGGACTTCAACCGAGATCGCGACCCAGG ATACTATCGACCGAGGGATTATTTCTACGACAGCACCGCAGCCCCGGGCGCTTCCCGGGGTACGAGCTACCTCCACGACCGACCCGAGTCCTCGACACCGTCGAACAGCATCGGTCAGGAATCAGCCACAAACTCACCCAAGTCGCAGGACACTAACAAAGTATACAAGGATTAG
- the LOC124303586 gene encoding splicing factor, arginine/serine-rich 19 isoform X1: MIPLLLGLLALGGARGSPSPSTSDTSRADTTPSASSALGALYRQARSDQYYTSRYAGDGLSVSSGTIGTRSPDSNEPRDAAYFESRCITCDPNKPSASGASDRGYRQKPRYDWYDYDLEDRRSPVSYRDRYDDYDRGRSPGYDYDQRYNRFGRYDLRPIYYGDRYENRYDRDRVYDRDPGYDRNYDRGYYERGNGYDNLDSRYPYESREDVRYYSPSRRPSYYEDPYVPRYDRRNRYGNRYEQSYDRYDPYDRIYSRKPAVDDRYIYDRFGSRGGSAGGIGYGGGAAGGGGGYFASGSSGSWGPGYDRGYASAWNYAGSRDRDRDRDNWRDRDFNRDRDPGYYRPRDYFYDSTAAPGASRGTSYLHDRPESSTPSNSIGQESATNSPKSQDTNKVYKD; the protein is encoded by the exons ATACCGCTCCTCCTGGGATTGCTTGCTCTTGGTGGAGCGAGGGGTTCGCCGTCACCGTCGACGTCGGATACGTCGAGGGCGGACACGACGCCGTCAGCCTCGTCGGCGCTCGGCGCTCTCTACCGTCAGGCTCGTTCCGACCAATATTACACGAGCAGATACGCCGGGGACGGTTTATCCGTGAGTTCAGGAACAATCGGCACCCGGAGTCCGGATTCGAACGAGCCGAGAGACGCCGCCTATTTCGAATCACGATGCATCACCTGCGACCCGAACAAGCCCTCGGCGTCCGGCGCCTCTGATCGTGG GTACAGACAGAAGCCACGATACGACTGGTACGACTACGACCTCGAGGATCGAAGGTCACCCGTCAGCTACAGAGATCGATACGACGACTACGATCGAGGCAGGTCACCTGGGTACGATTACGATCAACGTTACAATCGATTTGGAAGATACGATTTACGGCCCATCTACTATGGCGACCG ATACGAGAATCGCTACGACCGCGATCGAGTCTACGATCGAGATCCAGGCTACGACCGAAACTACGACCGAGGTTATTACGAGCGGGGAAACGGATACGACAATCTGGATTCTCGCTACCCTTACGAGAGCCGAGAGGACGTCCGGTATTACAGCCCATCCAGGAGGCCAAGCTACTACGAGGATCCGTACGTGCCGCGATACGACCGACGCAACCGGTACGGAAATCGGTACGAGCAGTCCTACGACAGGTACGATCCCTATGACAGGATCTACAGCAGGAAACCCGCCGTCGACGATCGCTACATCTACGACCGATTCGGAAGCAGGGGAGGCAGCGCTGGTGGCATCGGATACGGAGGCGGCGCGGCGGGCGGAGGCGGAGGATACTTTGCTTCAGGGTCGTCTGGAAGCTGGGGACCGGGATACGACCGCGGATACGCCAGCGCCTGGAACTACGCCGGGAGCAGGGACAGGGACAGGGACAGGGACAACTGGAGGGACAGGGACTTCAACCGAGATCGCGACCCAGG ATACTATCGACCGAGGGATTATTTCTACGACAGCACCGCAGCCCCGGGCGCTTCCCGGGGTACGAGCTACCTCCACGACCGACCCGAGTCCTCGACACCGTCGAACAGCATCGGTCAGGAATCAGCCACAAACTCACCCAAGTCGCAGGACACTAACAAAGTATACAAGGATTAG
- the LOC124303586 gene encoding uncharacterized protein LOC124303586 isoform X2, producing MIPLLLGLLALGGARGSPSPSTSDTSRADTTPSASSALGALYRQARSDQYYTSRYAGDGLSVSSGTIGTRSPDSNEPRDAAYFESRCITCDPNKPSASGASDRGYRQKPRYDWYDYDLEDRRSPVSYRDRYDDYDRGRSPGYENRYDRDRVYDRDPGYDRNYDRGYYERGNGYDNLDSRYPYESREDVRYYSPSRRPSYYEDPYVPRYDRRNRYGNRYEQSYDRYDPYDRIYSRKPAVDDRYIYDRFGSRGGSAGGIGYGGGAAGGGGGYFASGSSGSWGPGYDRGYASAWNYAGSRDRDRDRDNWRDRDFNRDRDPGYYRPRDYFYDSTAAPGASRGTSYLHDRPESSTPSNSIGQESATNSPKSQDTNKVYKD from the exons ATACCGCTCCTCCTGGGATTGCTTGCTCTTGGTGGAGCGAGGGGTTCGCCGTCACCGTCGACGTCGGATACGTCGAGGGCGGACACGACGCCGTCAGCCTCGTCGGCGCTCGGCGCTCTCTACCGTCAGGCTCGTTCCGACCAATATTACACGAGCAGATACGCCGGGGACGGTTTATCCGTGAGTTCAGGAACAATCGGCACCCGGAGTCCGGATTCGAACGAGCCGAGAGACGCCGCCTATTTCGAATCACGATGCATCACCTGCGACCCGAACAAGCCCTCGGCGTCCGGCGCCTCTGATCGTGG GTACAGACAGAAGCCACGATACGACTGGTACGACTACGACCTCGAGGATCGAAGGTCACCCGTCAGCTACAGAGATCGATACGACGACTACGATCGAGGCAGGTCACCTGG ATACGAGAATCGCTACGACCGCGATCGAGTCTACGATCGAGATCCAGGCTACGACCGAAACTACGACCGAGGTTATTACGAGCGGGGAAACGGATACGACAATCTGGATTCTCGCTACCCTTACGAGAGCCGAGAGGACGTCCGGTATTACAGCCCATCCAGGAGGCCAAGCTACTACGAGGATCCGTACGTGCCGCGATACGACCGACGCAACCGGTACGGAAATCGGTACGAGCAGTCCTACGACAGGTACGATCCCTATGACAGGATCTACAGCAGGAAACCCGCCGTCGACGATCGCTACATCTACGACCGATTCGGAAGCAGGGGAGGCAGCGCTGGTGGCATCGGATACGGAGGCGGCGCGGCGGGCGGAGGCGGAGGATACTTTGCTTCAGGGTCGTCTGGAAGCTGGGGACCGGGATACGACCGCGGATACGCCAGCGCCTGGAACTACGCCGGGAGCAGGGACAGGGACAGGGACAGGGACAACTGGAGGGACAGGGACTTCAACCGAGATCGCGACCCAGG ATACTATCGACCGAGGGATTATTTCTACGACAGCACCGCAGCCCCGGGCGCTTCCCGGGGTACGAGCTACCTCCACGACCGACCCGAGTCCTCGACACCGTCGAACAGCATCGGTCAGGAATCAGCCACAAACTCACCCAAGTCGCAGGACACTAACAAAGTATACAAGGATTAG